In Natronococcus sp. AD-5, the genomic window ACGACGGCTTCTCCGGAGCCGTAGTGCTGGACGCTCGCGTACTCCGCGGCGAGGCCGCCCGCCGTCAGTACGGCCGCGGCGACGGTATAGAGCAACAGTGCGAACGATTCGACGATGAGTTCGGACGTCATTATCGTCCGTAAGCCACCCGGCGAAGGTAAATTTGTCCCTCGGCTCCGTGAATTACCGAACGGCTGATCCGACCGGCCTATAGGCCTCGAGACCGGAACGTAGCTGTGCCCGCTTCGAACGATGACGCCGACTCCGGAACCGCCGCGGATCCGCCCTTTCCCGACTCGAGGAACGTCCTCCAGGCCGACTGTCGACGCTGTCCCGCCCTCGCCGAAAACCGCAACTGCATCTCCTGGGGAACCGGGCCGCTCGACGCCGACGTTCTCGTCGTCGGCGAGGCGCCCGGTCACGGGAATCCGGACGCCGATCCCTGGCGGGGCGGCAACTGGACCGGTCGAGCGTACACCTCGCGCCACTCGGGACGGCGGATCCGCCGCACGCTCGAGCGGGTCGGCTACGGCGACGAGGCCTATTACACGAACGCCGTGAAGTGCTTCCCCGCGAGCGCGAACGACCCGACGAGCAACCGCGAGCCCACCCGCGAGGAGCGAGCGAACTGCCGCACCCACCTGGTGACCGAGGTCGAGACGCTCGAGCCAGACGTCGTCCTCGCGACGGGTAAGCACGCGACTAAATCCGTGCTGGCGGCCGAAGACCGCACGCTCGACGGGTTCATCGACACTGTCCTCGAGCCCGTTCGGTGCGAACGCCTCGGCGTCTGGTTGCTGCCGATTCTGCACCCATCGTACCAGGACGTCTGGATCGGCCGGCTCGGGTTCGAGCCCGACGAGTACCTCGAGGAGATTCGCGCGACGCTCGACGACCTGTGCTCGCCGAGCGGCCGCGGCACCTAAGCCGATCGGCGCTCGAGACGAAGGCATGGCGGTTCGCCACCGACTGACGAGCGTCGAGACGGTTCGCGAGGACGGGTCGTGGCTGTTTACGGTTCGCGACCAGCACGGCACGAACGAGGAGGTGATCCTCGTTCCCTGCGCCGACGACGGGGACCCCGTCGAGGCGTGGATCAACCGGTGTACCCACGAGGAGCAGCGCCTCCACCGCGACGGCGTCGGCGCCGTGATCCGGGAGGGGCAGATCGTCTGTCCGAAACACGGCTCGATGTTCGACACCTGTTCGGGCTACTGCGACAACGGCGAGGCCGCGGAGACGACCCTCGTCTCCGTCGAGATCGCCGTCGAGGACGGACAGGTGTACCTGACCGACGGCAGCGTCAGCTTCCTGTCCGAAGGCGCGAGCAGCGACGACGGGGACGACGATACGCCGGGCTCGACCTCGCACCTGCAGTTTTAACCGACCGCCGACCGGCGCAACTCGCCTCGTGATCGGAGCGCGGTTCGATCAGCGCGGCGACTCCGCCGCGTTCTCGACCGCGGGCAGGGTGAACGAAAACGTCGAGCCCTCGCCGGGTTCGGACTCGACCCAGATCTCGCCGCCGTGACGGTCGATGATACGTTGGCAGAGCGCGAGGCCGATCCCCGTTCCCTCGTACTCCTCGCGGCTGTGGAGGCGGTCGAAGACGGTGAACACCCGATCCCGATCGTCCGGGTCGATGCCGATCCCCTCGTCGCGAACCGAGACGATCCACTCCTGTCCCCGTCGTTTCGCGTCCACGTGAACGCGCGGTGGCTCGTCTCCCGCGTAGGTGATCGCGTTGTCCAGCAGGTTCTGGAAGATCTGACGCACCTGACTCGCGTCGCCTTTCACGCGGGGCAGTCCCCCGGCGGTCACCTCGGCGTCGCTCTCGCGAATACACAGCTGGAGATCCTCGAGCACGTCGTCGAGAACCGCGTCGAGGTCCATCGGTTCGAACGGATCGCCCTGCGTTTCCACGCGCGAGTACTCGAGCAGGGCGTCGATCATCTCGCGCATCCGGTCGGCGCCGTCGACGGCGAACTCGAGGAACTCCTCGCCGTCCTCGTCGAACGCGTCGCCGTACCGGCTCTCGAGCAGCTGCAGGTAGCTCGTGACCATCCGCAGCGGCTCCTGGAGGTCGTGGGAGGCGGCGTAGGCGAACTGCTCGAGACGCTCGTTTGACTCCTCGAGCGCCCGTTCGCGTTGTTGTTGCTCGAGTTCGTACTCGATCCACTGCGACATCAGGTGGTGGAACGTCCGTTCGGCGTCCGAAAACGGTCGATCGCGGGAGCCCGACGACACGAAGAAGAACGTCCGGTCGGCTCCGTTCTCGAGTTCGATCCGCGTTCCGAGGTAGGTCTCGAGGCCGAACTCCTCGTAGGAGGGGATACCCTCGACGCCCGCGCGCTCGGGATCGGTGACGGCAGCCGTCCGTCGCTCGTCGAGGGTCAGTCGACAGTACGTTTCCGAGAGGGTCGTCTCCGCCCCGAGCTCGAAGTAGTCGTTCTCGTCGCTCACCGCTTCGATCTCGAACGAGTCGCTCGCTAAGTCGATGCGGGCCAGTCCGCCCAGTTCGAGGTCGAGCCGCTCGCAGCCCAGCTCGAACATCTCCTGGAGTTTCTCGTCGAACGACGCGTCCGGATCGGCCGCGATCTCGTACAGCGTGCGCTCGTGATACTCGCGTCGATTCTGCTCGAGTTGGTACTTCACCCACTGTCCCATCAACTGGTTGAACGTCCGTTCTTCGGCCGTGAATCCCTCGTCACGGCCGTCCGACGAGACGAAGAAGAACGTCCGGTCGTCGCCGCCGTCGATCTCGAGGTAGGTGCCGAGGTACGCCTGCAGTCCGAACTCCTCGTAGACGACGGCGTCGTCGTATCCCTCTACCTCCGGATCCGAGACGCACTCGCCCGCCTCGATTCCGGCGGCGCCCATACAGTACGTTTCCGACAGTGGGAGTTCGACGCCGGGTTCGAGGTACTCGTGGTCGTCGCTGGTGTACTCGATCTCGAACCAGTCCCGGTCGGCGTCGACGCGAGCCATCGCGCCGAGTTCGAGATCGAACCGCTCGCAGCCCAGCTCGAACATCTCCTGGAGTTTCTCGTCGAACGACGCGTCCGGATCGGCCGTGATCTCGTTCTGTCGCTGCAGGTGCTGGTGGCGCCGCTGCAGTTCGACCCGCGCTTCGGTCCGATCCAGCAGCGTCCCCATCATCCGGTCGATCTCGCGTTCCGGCTGATCGGGGCCGAAAAACTCCGCCGGCGGCGTGTAGTAGAAGTTCTGACAGACCGTATCGTCGTAGATCAGGTGCGGATGCGTCTTGATAATGTCCCGAAGGATCTCCGCGGGAAACCGCTCGCGGTTGTACTGACAGAGTGCAATACCGTTCGCGTCCGGAAGGAGCTCGTTGAGGTTCCCCTCGTACTCGACGAGTTCTTCGATCGGGGGGTCGTCGCCGAACACCCACGTCATCTCGCCCGCGATTCGAAGACCCTCGTACTGCTCGGCGGCCTCCTCGATGGCGTCCTCGAGGAAGGCGATCATCTCGTCGGGATCGAACGCGCCGTTCCGGAGGTACGAGTCCTGGGCGGTGTGCATCGTGAGCGCGCCCGACTCGAGCGCCGCGTCGGCGTCCACGTCCGCGTCCCGGAGCGCCGAGAGGATCGCTTCGGTATCGTTCTCGTCCGCGATGTAGACGCATCGCTCTCCGCGCTCGAGTCCGCGTTCGAGGTACGGAATCACCGTCGCGAACTGTTCCGCCTGCGACTCGTAGATGAGCGCGAGGTGATCGTACGAGTCGTGTTCGTCTACCGATTCGATAGGCCCCTCGAACTCGGACGTCGCGTGTAGCGCTTCGAGACCGGCCTCGAGTCCGAGGAGATCATCGGTGCGTCGTATTTGGTGACTCATGAGCTGATCGTCGAGTAGTGATCGGT contains:
- a CDS encoding uracil-DNA glycosylase — its product is MPASNDDADSGTAADPPFPDSRNVLQADCRRCPALAENRNCISWGTGPLDADVLVVGEAPGHGNPDADPWRGGNWTGRAYTSRHSGRRIRRTLERVGYGDEAYYTNAVKCFPASANDPTSNREPTREERANCRTHLVTEVETLEPDVVLATGKHATKSVLAAEDRTLDGFIDTVLEPVRCERLGVWLLPILHPSYQDVWIGRLGFEPDEYLEEIRATLDDLCSPSGRGT
- a CDS encoding Rieske (2Fe-2S) protein, which codes for MAVRHRLTSVETVREDGSWLFTVRDQHGTNEEVILVPCADDGDPVEAWINRCTHEEQRLHRDGVGAVIREGQIVCPKHGSMFDTCSGYCDNGEAAETTLVSVEIAVEDGQVYLTDGSVSFLSEGASSDDGDDDTPGSTSHLQF
- a CDS encoding MEDS domain-containing protein; this translates as MSHQIRRTDDLLGLEAGLEALHATSEFEGPIESVDEHDSYDHLALIYESQAEQFATVIPYLERGLERGERCVYIADENDTEAILSALRDADVDADAALESGALTMHTAQDSYLRNGAFDPDEMIAFLEDAIEEAAEQYEGLRIAGEMTWVFGDDPPIEELVEYEGNLNELLPDANGIALCQYNRERFPAEILRDIIKTHPHLIYDDTVCQNFYYTPPAEFFGPDQPEREIDRMMGTLLDRTEARVELQRRHQHLQRQNEITADPDASFDEKLQEMFELGCERFDLELGAMARVDADRDWFEIEYTSDDHEYLEPGVELPLSETYCMGAAGIEAGECVSDPEVEGYDDAVVYEEFGLQAYLGTYLEIDGGDDRTFFFVSSDGRDEGFTAEERTFNQLMGQWVKYQLEQNRREYHERTLYEIAADPDASFDEKLQEMFELGCERLDLELGGLARIDLASDSFEIEAVSDENDYFELGAETTLSETYCRLTLDERRTAAVTDPERAGVEGIPSYEEFGLETYLGTRIELENGADRTFFFVSSGSRDRPFSDAERTFHHLMSQWIEYELEQQQRERALEESNERLEQFAYAASHDLQEPLRMVTSYLQLLESRYGDAFDEDGEEFLEFAVDGADRMREMIDALLEYSRVETQGDPFEPMDLDAVLDDVLEDLQLCIRESDAEVTAGGLPRVKGDASQVRQIFQNLLDNAITYAGDEPPRVHVDAKRRGQEWIVSVRDEGIGIDPDDRDRVFTVFDRLHSREEYEGTGIGLALCQRIIDRHGGEIWVESEPGEGSTFSFTLPAVENAAESPR